CCCGCGCCAATAATGGCAATTTTCATGAGGCCATTTTAACATTTCCAGCTGAGCTTAGGGAGAGAAGAGGAAATTTTTAAGGAAAAATCCAACTAAAATTAATCCGCTGCCGAGAATAAAAACTAAGAAAGTTGGCATCATGAAGCCAGAGTCAGGAACCCCAGACTCAGTGGAAGGCATTTCTGTTCTTGGTGCTGTTGTTGGTGTAGGCGTTGAGGTGGGTAAAGGGGTAGTCGTTGCTGAAGGCGTCGCTGTGTAAGCAGGCAAATCACTTTCGCCTGCAGCTAAAACAGTGAAGGTTCTGCTGACAGTTTGACCACCATAAGTAATTTTGACTGTGTGAGTGCCTGGTTCTAAATCCGTAGGTGGTGACCAGTCCCAACTACCTTCATCGTTAACTTTAATTGTTCCGGTGTAGGAGGGTGACTCGACGATAATTTCGACTAATTTGCCCGGTGGCCCGGTACCAGTAAACTCTGGTTTGAGGGCATTAAGGTCTTCACCTTGTTCAGGGTCAATAATACTCAGTTCGCCAGTTGGAGTGGCGGTCGGAGTGGGTTCTAACTCAGGGCTAAACCCTGAGGGAGTTGAGGTGGGACTGGGAGTCAGAGAAATTTCCGCCGGAGGCGTAATTTCTGGAGGTTCAGTGTACTGGCGAAAGTCATCACTTTTTCCTAAAGTGATTTGGGGAACAGGGTTATCATTCTTAGTGGTGGTGATTACCGAAGAATGTCCTAGGCTACCGCCTTCAACCAGAATATCGATCACTTGGGCCTCTTTGTCATATTCAATAAATAAGGCCAAGTCGGTGGTTCTGGCGGTATTTAAGGGAATAAGCCAGCTGCCTGATGACCTTACAAGAACAGAGAGAGGAGAGGTGTTCGCCATTGATAAATAAACAATCGCTCCTTCGACTGGTGTGCCATCAGACTTTTTTACCGTTCCTGAAGCAACGTCGCTCGGCGGCAGTAATCCTTGGGCAACGGGAGCAGATTTAGCTTCGTAGGGTTTACCTTGAGTGGGAAAGATTTTCCCTGCAGAACCAATCTTAAAAAAGTAGTTTGTGTTTGGTTTCAGATTGACTAAAGTCACATAATGAGTGGTAAATGAGCCGGTTTCACCCGAGACTTGATCTCGATCATCAGCTAAGGTTACATCTAAGGATGAGGCCTCACCATATTTAACGAAACCACTCGTCTCCTTTTGGGTGGTCCAAGATATGGTGAAAGAATTATCAGAAATATTGGTTACTTTAATTTGATTAGGAGTAGTCTCTGGTGTCGCTCGAAGAAAGATGTTTTGTCCCTGAGTGACAAGGAAAACAC
The Patescibacteria group bacterium genome window above contains:
- a CDS encoding fibronectin type III domain-containing protein, with protein sequence MIKVKRLPTILGIIILIIGLAAGVFLVTQGQNIFLRATPETTPNQIKVTNISDNSFTISWTTQKETSGFVKYGEASSLDVTLADDRDQVSGETGSFTTHYVTLVNLKPNTNYFFKIGSAGKIFPTQGKPYEAKSAPVAQGLLPPSDVASGTVKKSDGTPVEGAIVYLSMANTSPLSVLVRSSGSWLIPLNTARTTDLALFIEYDKEAQVIDILVEGGSLGHSSVITTTKNDNPVPQITLGKSDDFRQYTEPPEITPPAEISLTPSPTSTPSGFSPELEPTPTATPTGELSIIDPEQGEDLNALKPEFTGTGPPGKLVEIIVESPSYTGTIKVNDEGSWDWSPPTDLEPGTHTVKITYGGQTVSRTFTVLAAGESDLPAYTATPSATTTPLPTSTPTPTTAPRTEMPSTESGVPDSGFMMPTFLVFILGSGLILVGFFLKNFLFSP